From one Gammaproteobacteria bacterium CG11_big_fil_rev_8_21_14_0_20_46_22 genomic stretch:
- the traD gene encoding conjugative coupling factor TraD, PFGI-1 class, protein MKNYPLESLLRSPVEWWSSFACLVVSFLILGNPSTWMINESISKTIVGVLFVVGVARLFQGLTVFRYQRNLKRLPFYAMSSDELPISHHKLFLGKGFKWEAKHTQRLRDLKQNGREQFLKPGKWYQRARDFELKHEHSLKLKPIVEFLSSQSRFNPVRPLPPVGGNPAIHGVEPNEKDVFLNLSERVGHTMILGTTRVGKTRLLELMIASDIRRNDSAVIVFDPKGDADLLKRVCHEAKQVGRENDVIVFHLGYPSDSARYNPIGNFARITEVANRVANQLPSSGESAAFKEFAWRFVNIIANALVALGRKPNYRDMDKYILNIDPLLMEYCEQWLPKIAPDWKQKVEQLAKTIDIKNLPFHLKSRNPFMIALVRYVDKLTLDNAIYDGLKAIFNYDQTYFQKITASLSPLFSKLTSGRIAELISPDYLALDDERPIFDWMQVIRGKKIVYIGLDALSDSTVSSAVGNSMFADLCSTVGQIYKFGVQEGITDTQHGKIFHKVNAYSDEFNELAGEEFIPLANKGGGAGLQLTVATQTASDVLARLGIQAKANQVFGNFNNLFCLRVLEESTARLLTDKLPQRVQVKESVQASIANDASTLTEGAHFSSHTEDRVTTTDVPLISSDDLMQLPKGQAFCLMDGGQLYKVRFPLPKNDMKTMPESVEAIIEQLQSGSSI, encoded by the coding sequence ATGAAAAACTATCCTTTAGAAAGCTTACTCCGTTCACCTGTCGAATGGTGGTCAAGTTTTGCTTGCCTTGTTGTGAGCTTTTTGATTTTAGGCAATCCATCGACATGGATGATCAATGAAAGCATTAGTAAAACTATTGTAGGCGTATTATTTGTTGTAGGTGTTGCGCGATTATTTCAAGGATTAACCGTATTTCGCTATCAGCGTAATCTTAAACGATTGCCATTTTATGCCATGAGTTCAGATGAATTGCCGATTAGCCATCATAAATTATTCTTAGGAAAAGGTTTTAAATGGGAAGCAAAACACACGCAGCGCCTACGTGACTTGAAGCAAAATGGTCGTGAACAGTTTTTAAAACCTGGGAAATGGTATCAGAGAGCAAGAGACTTTGAACTGAAGCATGAGCATTCATTAAAGCTAAAACCCATTGTTGAATTTCTATCGAGCCAAAGCCGATTCAATCCTGTTCGGCCTTTACCGCCAGTCGGTGGAAATCCTGCAATTCATGGTGTGGAACCTAACGAGAAGGACGTTTTCCTTAATTTATCGGAACGGGTTGGCCACACCATGATATTAGGTACGACCCGTGTAGGTAAGACACGACTACTTGAGTTGATGATTGCAAGTGATATACGTCGCAATGATTCAGCCGTTATTGTCTTTGATCCCAAAGGTGATGCAGATTTGCTAAAGCGCGTTTGCCATGAAGCCAAACAAGTGGGTCGAGAAAATGATGTTATCGTTTTCCACTTAGGCTACCCGTCAGATTCGGCACGTTATAACCCAATTGGTAACTTTGCGCGTATTACTGAGGTAGCAAACCGTGTAGCGAACCAGTTGCCAAGCTCTGGTGAATCAGCCGCATTTAAAGAATTTGCTTGGCGATTTGTGAATATCATTGCAAATGCTTTGGTAGCGTTAGGTCGAAAGCCTAATTACCGTGACATGGATAAATATATTTTAAATATTGATCCCTTGTTAATGGAATACTGTGAACAATGGCTACCTAAAATTGCACCAGACTGGAAACAGAAAGTCGAACAACTTGCAAAAACCATTGATATTAAAAATTTGCCATTTCACTTGAAGTCACGCAATCCCTTTATGATTGCGCTGGTCAGATACGTGGACAAGTTAACCCTTGATAATGCAATTTATGATGGTTTGAAAGCGATTTTTAACTATGACCAAACTTATTTCCAAAAAATTACAGCTTCATTGTCGCCACTATTCTCAAAATTAACGAGTGGTCGCATTGCAGAATTAATCTCACCCGATTATTTAGCACTTGATGATGAGCGACCCATTTTCGATTGGATGCAGGTTATCCGTGGTAAAAAAATCGTTTATATCGGTTTAGATGCTCTATCGGATAGCACGGTGAGTTCAGCCGTGGGAAACAGTATGTTTGCCGATCTTTGTTCGACAGTCGGTCAAATATACAAATTCGGCGTGCAGGAAGGCATTACTGACACTCAGCACGGTAAAATTTTTCACAAAGTTAATGCTTATTCAGATGAGTTCAACGAGCTAGCGGGTGAAGAGTTTATACCCTTAGCCAACAAAGGTGGCGGTGCTGGCCTACAGCTAACCGTCGCTACGCAAACGGCTTCCGATGTGTTGGCAAGACTGGGTATCCAAGCGAAAGCCAACCAAGTGTTCGGCAATTTTAATAATTTATTTTGCCTGCGTGTCTTAGAAGAAAGCACGGCTCGGTTATTGACGGACAAGCTACCCCAACGGGTGCAAGTTAAAGAAAGTGTGCAAGCATCGATTGCCAATGACGCGTCAACCTTAACAGAAGGCGCACACTTTTCGAGTCATACAGAGGATCGGGTCACAACAACCGATGTGCCGCTCATTTCATCCGATGATTTAATGCAACTACCCAAAGGTCAGGCGTTTTGTCTTATGGACGGTGGGCAACTGTATAAGGTGAGATTCCCATTGCCTAAAAATGACATGAAGACTATGCCAGAAAGTGTCGAAGCGATTATTGAACAATTGCAGAGTGGATCATCAATATAG